A single window of Lutzomyia longipalpis isolate SR_M1_2022 chromosome 1, ASM2433408v1 DNA harbors:
- the LOC129786647 gene encoding RNA polymerase II-associated protein 1, whose translation MLKRPKATDSEKDILQFQNEYLDEKRRSSSFQPSAKVVRVGEASQTGKKQSLFAKSRNKEAQEKDSSADTTQKGFVIGDIVERHPEGFQGEGSYPVVAQESFPRTEKIDINVKSEGKSIFAKLREEKVKKIHQNEKQDVKDFREFGEKSFILTGAESSSIHEENVRVLSQMSKEEIEIERERLMKSLDPKLLEYIRSKRKTPQAPQVMDVEESTKIEAPQQIELPEVPILGDEERQNWLHFDKFEADKFQWMTSVPKNIPKLKKGEAFEARFDWKGILLPFVEKDDKTADNRELYLHGEDPHRPGYTIQELFRLARSNVTQQRIQALNAIAGILRIYNQGFYDDISELPISKIFFLLRFALDDSATAVVEAAAKGLSSLFSNEIDELLLDTLFETQLGIIQPLFGNAEAGDGLEKNFSKLKIESTDLDEEMSNIEQMNDFHLAETDLVKCLLRTNILKRIHFLLAYEQIPDTGVIALTRILVRICREGCARDVLEREEILPCLIRKHLVGMNELPEGSGKVQAMILKLLRITVCALNSPNLLKQLNILPILMEYCHTRRDLNADFLQLQIESYRLVRVWLAFNPSEPKLNDFLPAIALALEWHYNAMPFANGSLQLRQHAAVIISVLNHISFDWRNSICSPTLQLCFGKWTTLYSQGKNHDFSHNILITCCFELISRQPQHLVGEFVTKYFQNFLESEKFSSLWDDLITTSPLIHSRKDRRKVFEALPNLGSVAVDDNPGEPQLKLPYNYPGSALLSAVEIAAASVKAYGFTLNFRREVERYLKAFVEARIEASCDWFWQHEIKLILVLLQMDLCEKNLILRTGMKVVGLLRGCENMGCVRKLLDSVIFSEKFYGNSSRNQCEDFSSWRSIYWKFYSMNLEETSTALVKLSCSDWDKELLPQDWPLAFLTIFLQQHTSDQMQLHILPQVEDEIITASMGLLGILEENSLIPVSPSEEFMYLMMPFLSTECRFMEPTVKDILRRRISSLFARCQVFDFTLKLKGKHDFESVYTVFLNHFQSSSYGDDLFSAMVMVPLAQKYDAKWRKMIWSEHIAVLRFITCTVEQLCVGSIDPYLEPPETDSSLLKLYSRALNSNCLRKDSLPHKIAQHHLMRSSLSRNSFSSSAMS comes from the exons ATGCTTAAAAGACCAAAAGCAACGGATTCTGAGAAGGATATTCTTCAATTCCAGAATGAATATCTCGATGAGAAGCGACGAAGTAGCTCATTTCAGCCCTCAGCAAAAGTTGTACGAGTTGGGGAAGCTTCTCAAACAG gGAAGAAACAATCACTGTTTGCCAAGTCAAGGAATAAGGAAGCTCAAGAGAAAGATTCATCAGCTGACACCACGCAGAAGGGCTTTGTAATTGGAGATATTGTTGAGAGGCACCCGGAAGGGTTTCAGGGAGAAGGAAGTTATCCTGTGGTTGCCCAAGAGTCCTTCCCACGGACTGAAAAGATCGACATTAATGTAAAGAGTGAAGGGAAGAGTATATTTGCAAAGCTCCGGGAAgaaaaagtcaagaaaatcCATCAGAATGAGAAGCAAGATGTGAAAGATTTCCGGGAATTTGGGGAAAAGAGCTTCATTCTCACAGGAGCAGAGTCTTCTTCAATCCACGAGGAGAATGTGAGAGTTCTCTCCCAGATGTCCAAAGAAGAGATTGagattgaaagagaaagattGATGAAATCTCTTGATCCGAAACTTCTGGAATACATCCGGTCAAAGAGAAAGACTCCTCAGGCACCTCAAGTGATGGATGTGGAGGAGTCCACCAAAATAGAAGCTCCTCAGCAAATTGAACTTCCTGAAGTGCCCATCCTGGGGGATGAGGAGAGACAGAATTGGCTGCATTTTGACAAATTCGAAGCTGATAAATTCCAATGGATGACTTCGGTGCCAAAAAACATCCCAAAGCTCAAGAAAGGTGAAGCTTTCGAGGCTCGTTTCGATTGGAAGGGTATCCTCTTACCCTTTGTAGAGAAAGATGATAAAACTGCTGACAATCGGGAGCTGTACCTTCACGGAGAGGATCCCCATCGACCAGGCTACACAATTCAGGAACTCTTCAGGCTGGCCCGGTCAAATGTAACGCAGCAACGGATTCAGGCACTAAATGCAATAGCAGGGATCCTCCGGATCTACAATCAGGGCTTCTACGATGACATCTCAGAGCttccaatttcaaaaattttcttcctccttcgCTTTGCTCTCGATGACTCCGCCACAGCTGTTGTGGAAGCTGCAGCAAAGGGACTCTCCTCCCTCTTTTCCAATGAAATCGACGAACTTCTCCTGGACACCCTCTTTGAGACTCAATTGGGAATCATTCAGCCCTTGTTTGGGAATGCAGAAGCCGGCGATGGattggagaaaaatttctcaaagctCAAAATTGAGAGCACAGATCTCGATGAGGAGATGAGTAATATTGAGcaaatgaatgattttcaccTTGCTGAGACAGATCTCGTGAAATGTCTCCTCAGGACGAATATTCTCAAGAGAATTCACTTCCTCCTGGCCTATGAACAAATCCCTGACACAGGAGTTATTGCCCTGACGCGTATTCTTGTGAGAATTTGCAGGGAAGGATGCGCAAGGGATGTACTGGAGAGGGAGGAAATTCTTCCTTGTTTAATCCGGAAGCATCTCGTTGGGATGAATGAGCTTCCCGAGGGCAGTGGGAAGGTTCAAGCGATGATATTGAAGCTCCTGAGGATTACTGTTTGTGCCTTAAATTCTCCGAATCTCCTCAAACAGCTCAATATCCTTCCAATCCTGATGGAATATTGCCACACACGAAGAGATCTAAAT GCggattttcttcaacttcAGATAGAATCTTATCGTTTGGTACGCGTTTGGTTGGCTTTTAACCCATCAGAGCCCAAAttaaa TGACTTCCTTCCAGCAATTGCATTAGCTCTTGAATGGCACTACAATGCTATGCCCTTTGCCAATGGTTCCCTGCAGCTAAGACAGCACGCTGCGGTCATAATCTCTGTCCTCAATCACATATCCTTTGACTGGAGAAACAGTATCTGCTCCCCAACACTTCAGCTGTGCTTTGGGAAGTGGACAACTCTCTATTCTCAAGGGAAGAATCACGATTTCTCCCACAATATCCTTATTACGTGCTGCTTTGAGCTCATCTCACGTCAACCTCAGCACCTTGTTGGGGAATTTGTGACCAAATACTTCCAGAATTTCTTGGaaagtgagaaattttcctccctATGGGATGATTTAATCACAACATCCCCATTAATTCATTCCCGGAAGGATCGAAGGAAGGTTTTTGAGGCTCTTCCGAATCTTGGAAGTGTTGCCGTGGACGACAATCCGGGAGAACCTCAGTTGAAACTTCCCTACAATTATCCGGGAAGTGCTCTTCTGAGTGCTGTGGAAATTGCAGCCGCCTCAGTCAAAGCTTATGGATTTACTTTGAACTTCCGGAGGGAGGTTGAAAGGTACCTGAAGGCTTTTGTGGAAGCACGAATTGAAGCTTCATGTGATTGGTTTTGGCAGCATGAAATCAAGCTGATTCTTGTGCTTTTGCAAATGGATTTGTGTGAGAAGAATTTAATCTTGAGAACAGGTATGAAGGTTGTTGGGCTTCTGCGAGGTTGTGAGAATATGGGATGCGTCCGGAAGTTGCTGGACAGTGTGATCTTCAGTGAGAAATTCTATGGGAATTCCTCGAGAAATCAATGCGAAGATTTCAGCAGTTGGAGgtcaatttattggaaattctATTCGATGAATTTAGAGGAAACTTCCACAGCTCTCGTGAAACTCTCATGCAGCGACTGGGATAAGGAATTACTGCCCCAAGACTGGCCACTAGCCTTCTTAACGATCTTCCTGCAGCAGCACACTTCAGATCAAATGCAGCTGCATATTCTCCCCCAAGTTGAAGATGAAATTATCACAGCTTCAATGGGACTTTTGGGTATTCTCGAGGAAAATTCCCTAATCCCCGTGTCACCATCAGAGGAATTCATGTACCTCATGATGCCCTTCCTCAGCACCGAATGTCGCTTTATGGAACCAACAGTGAAAGACATTCTACGTAGGAGAATCTCAAGTCTCTTTGCACGATGTCAAGTGTTTGATTTCACCCTCAAACTGAAAG GTAAACACGACTTCGAGAGCGTGTACACGGTGTTCCTAAATCACTTTCAAAGCTCCAGCTATGGAGATGATTTATTCAGTGCCATGGTGATGGTGCCACTGGCGCAGAAATATGACGccaaatggagaaaaatgatttGGTCCGAACACATTGCTGTCCTTCGTTTCATCACCTGCACCGTGGAGCAGCTCTGTGTTGGCTCAATTGACCCATATCTCGAACCACCTGAAACTGACTCATCCCTCCTGAAGCTCTACAGTCGTGCCCTCAATTCCAATTGCCTCCGGAAGGATTCGCTTCCTCACAAAATTGCTCAGCATCACCTAATGAGATCCAGCTTAAGCAGAAATTCATTCAGCAGCTCTGCAATgtcttaa
- the LOC129786721 gene encoding tetraspanin-13 isoform X1: protein MCGGFTCSKNSLIALNVLYIVVGILLISVGVYGRAASIVTNLPIVGGILACGIILLLISILGLVGTVKHNQVMLFFYMIILFLLFLVQFSIACSCLAVNSTQQKQLAEQGWSRVTDSIKEEVQETFLCCGFNSTATSDHPACDKITPTCCPVPAPADCSCPPCLFKLEETINSAFKTCGELGLVFSFTEVLAVFLTWRYRNQHNPDDLPARAVFPQRNYQY, encoded by the exons ATGTGTGGGGGATTCACGTGCTCCAAAAACAGCCTGATTGCCCTCAATGTGCTCTACATT GTGGTGGGTATCTTGCTGATTAGCGTCGGTGTGTACGGCCGTGCAGCGTCCATTGTCACAAATCTTCCCATTGTCGGTGGGATTCTTGCCTGTGGAATAATCCTGCTGCTAATCTCAATACTCGGCCTCGTGGGAACGGTGAAGCACAACCAAGTGATGCTCTTCTTT tacATGATTATTCTATTCCTGCTGTTCCTCGTTCAATTCTCCATTGCTTGCTCGTGCCTCGCAGTTAATTCCACGCAGCAGAAGCAATTGGCAGAGCAGGGATGGAGCCGGGTGACGGATTCCATAAAGGAGGAAGTTCAGGAGACATTCCTCTGCTGTGGATTTAATTCAACAGCAACATCTGATCATCCTGCATGTGATAAAATTACG CCAACTTGTTGCCCAGTCCCGGCCCCCGCTGATTGTTCCTGCCCACCGTGTCTCTTTAAACTCGAGGAAACCATTAATAGTGCATTTAAAACGTGCGGAGAACTTGGACTTGTCTTCAGTTTCACAGAG GTGCTGGCAGTGTTCTTAACATGGCGCTACCGGAATCAACACAATCCGGATGATCTACCAGCAAGAGCTGTTTTTCCGCAACGCAACTATCAATATTAG
- the LOC129786653 gene encoding DNA replication licensing factor Mcm3, whose translation MTENERYLQDIQREYVDFLDDEEDQAIYSTLIKTMVSEDSRRLIVNINDLRRKNPARAASLLNNAFEEQLAFSRALKDVVMSTQSSYTKVNEDFFVGFEGSFGNRHVTPRSLTCQFLGNLVCVEGIATKVSLVRPKVVRSVHYCAATKKVMERKYTDFTSFEAIPSSAVYPTKDEDGNLLETEYGLSVYKDHQTMTLQEMPEKAPAGQLPRSVDVICDDDLVDRVKPGDRVQIVGNYRCLPGKQGGYTSGTFRTVLLANNISQLSKESSLAISREEITLCKKLARNNDIFELLAKSLAPSIYGHEYVKKAILCLLLGGIEKNLPNGTRLRGDINVLLIGDPSVAKSQLLRYVLQTAPRAIATTGRGSTGVGLTAAVTSDQETGERRLEAGAMVLADRGVVCIDEFDKMSDLDRIAIHEVMEQGKVTISKAGIHASLNARCSVLAAANPVYGKYDQYKTPMENIGLQDSLLSRFDLLFVMLDVVDTDTDQMISDHVVRMHRYRKPGEQDGEVLPMGGSYVDMLTTFNARKEDSKETPMYEKYDALLHGSSRRASDKILTVDFMRKYINIAKCLKPKLTEQACEVISNEYSRLRSQDLSDSDMARTQPVTARTLETLIRLATAHAKARMAKSVAVQDAHAAIELVQFAYFKKVLEKEKKKRRHDSGSSADEADSDAEGQSQASQATQSSPNGATRRSKRARQEEPAVVAHTEEDDEVEMPPPDRGDLTTRESRQATEAEPTIPMDETEPVEAMDDEKLGTFKSILQKTFREGRLQCISLAKFREILTRESPSVSFSSGEIQFAIHQMTEDNQIMFADGMIFLI comes from the exons ATGACGGAAAATGAGCGATATCTGCAGGATATTCAGAGGGAATATGTGGACTTCCTGGACGATGAG GAGGATCAGGCAATCTATTCCACGCTGATCAAGACAATGGTATCGGAGGATTCCCGGCGTCTTATTGTCAACATCAATGATCTACGAAGGAAGAATCCCGCCAGGGCAGCCAGTCTCCTCAATAATGCCTTTGAGGAGCAGCTGGCTTTCAGTAGGGCCCTCAAGGATGTGGTTATGTCAACCCAATCGAGCTACACGAAGGTCAATGAAGACTTCTTTGTGGGCTTTGAGGGAAGTTTTGGGAATCGTCACGTTACTCCACGATCCCTCACTTGCCA atttcttGGGAATCTCGTCTGCGTGGAGGGAATTGCAACAAAAGTCTCCCTGGTGCGCCCCAAAGTTGTCCGGAGTGTTCACTACTGCGCTGCCACGAAGAAGGTGATGGAGCGCAAGTACACGGATTTTACGTCATTCGAAGCCATCCCTTCGTCAGCAGTTTACCCAACAAAGGATGAAGATGGGAATCTGCTGGAAACAGAGTACGGGCTCTCTGTGTACAAGGATCATCAAACAATGACACTGCAGGAGATGCCGGAGAAGGCTCCAGCTGGGCAATTGCCACGATCTGTGGATGTTATTTGTGACGACGACCTCGTGGATCGCGTCAAGCCGGGAGATCGTGTACAGATTGTGGGGAATTATCGTTGCCTTCCTGGGAAACAAGGTGGCTACACTTCGGGGACTTTCCGCACTGTCCTGCTGGCCAATAACATCTCGCAGCTGAGCAAGGAGAGCAGCTTGGCAATCTCACGCGAAGAGATCACGCTGTGCAAGAAGCTTGCCAGGAATAATGATATCTTTGAGCTGCTGGCCAAGAGTCTCGCTCCCTCAATTTATGGGCATGAGTACGTGAAGAAGGCCATCCTTTGCCTCCTCCTGGGGGGCATTGAGAAGAATCTACCCAATGGAACACGTCTCCGTGGGGATATCAATGTTCTCCTCATTGGAGATCCCAGTGTGGCCAAATCTCAGCTACTTCGGTACGTCCTGCAAACAGCCCCGCGAGCAATTGCAACCACCGGAAGGGGATCCACGGGTGTGGGTCTCACAGCTGCAGTTACATCAGATCAGGAGACAGGAGAGAGGCGCCTGGAGGCAGGTGCTATGGTCCTGGCAGATCGAGGAGTTGTCTGCATTGATGAATTCGACAAGATGAGCGATCTCGATCGCATTGCCATTCACGAGGTGATGGAACAGGGAAAAGTTACCATCTCCAAGGCGGGAATTCATGCCTCCCTCAATGCCAGATGCTCCGTTCTGGCTGCGGCGAATCCCGTCTATGGAAAGTACGATCAGTACAAGACTCCAATGGAGAATATTGGCCTTCAGGATTCCCTCCTGTCGCGTTTTGATCTTCTCTTCGTCATGCTGGACGTTGTGGACACGGATACGGATCAGATGATCTCAGATCACGTGGTGCGTATGCATAGATACCGGAAACCTGGAGAGCAGGATGGGGAAGTCCTGCCAATGGGTGGAAGCTACGTTGACATGCTGACGACGTTCAATGCGCGCAAAGAAGACTCCAAGGAGACGCCAATGTATGAGAAGTACGACGCTCTATTGCACGGAAGCTCCCGGAGGGCTTCTGATAAGATCCTCACGGTGGATTTTATGCGGAAGTACATCAATATTGCCAAATGTCTCAAGCCGAAGCTCACGGAGCAGGCATGTGAGGTGATTTCCAATGAATACTCTCGGCTACGTTCGCAGGATCTCTCAGATTCGGACATGGCACGTACACAGCCCGTTACAGCACGTACCCTCGAGACGCTCATTCGTCTGGCCACAGCTCATGCAAAAGCACGAATGGCTAAATCTGTGGCTGTTCAAGATGCCCACGCGGCGATAGAACTCGTTCAATTTGCCTACTTCAAGAAAGTCCtggagaaggagaagaagaaacgTCGCCATGATTCGGGATCTTCAGCCGATGAGGCTGATTCCGATGCTGAGGGTCAATCTCAAGCTTCTCAGGCCACTCAATCATCCCCAAATGGAGCCACGAGACGATCAAAGAGAGCACGTCAAGAGGAACCGGCGGTGGTAGCTCACACTGAGGAGGATGATGAAGTGGAGATGCCTCCACCGGACAGGGGTGATCTCACAACGCGTGAAAGCCGGCAGGCAACGGAAGCAGAGCCCACAATCCCGATGGATGAAACGGAGCCCGTAGAAGCGATGGATGATGAAAAACTCGGCACTTTCAAGTCAATCCTGCAGAAAACTTTCCGCGAGGGACGTCTCCAGTGCATCAGTTTGGCTAAATTCAGAGAAATCCTCACCAGGGAGTCTCCTTCTGTATCCTTCTCCTCgggagaaattcaatttgccaTCCACCAAATGACCGAAGATAACCAAATTATGTTTGCCGATGGaatgattttcctcatttag
- the LOC129786721 gene encoding tetraspanin-13 isoform X2, with the protein MCGGFTCSKNSLIALNVLYIVVGILLISVGVYGRAASIVTNLPIVGGILACGIILLLISILGLVGTVKHNQVMLFFYMIILFLLFLVQFSIACSCLAVNSTQQKQLAEQGWSRVTDSIKEEVQETFLCCGFNSTATSDHPACDKITPTCCPVPAPADCSCPPCLFKLEETINSAFKTCGELGLVFSFTEFLGVWLTVRYRNQKDPRGSPSAFL; encoded by the exons ATGTGTGGGGGATTCACGTGCTCCAAAAACAGCCTGATTGCCCTCAATGTGCTCTACATT GTGGTGGGTATCTTGCTGATTAGCGTCGGTGTGTACGGCCGTGCAGCGTCCATTGTCACAAATCTTCCCATTGTCGGTGGGATTCTTGCCTGTGGAATAATCCTGCTGCTAATCTCAATACTCGGCCTCGTGGGAACGGTGAAGCACAACCAAGTGATGCTCTTCTTT tacATGATTATTCTATTCCTGCTGTTCCTCGTTCAATTCTCCATTGCTTGCTCGTGCCTCGCAGTTAATTCCACGCAGCAGAAGCAATTGGCAGAGCAGGGATGGAGCCGGGTGACGGATTCCATAAAGGAGGAAGTTCAGGAGACATTCCTCTGCTGTGGATTTAATTCAACAGCAACATCTGATCATCCTGCATGTGATAAAATTACG CCAACTTGTTGCCCAGTCCCGGCCCCCGCTGATTGTTCCTGCCCACCGTGTCTCTTTAAACTCGAGGAAACCATTAATAGTGCATTTAAAACGTGCGGAGAACTTGGACTTGTCTTCAGTTTCACAGAG TTTCTTGGAGTTTGGCTTACTGTTCGTTACCGAAACCAGAAAGATCCAAGAGGAAGTCCAAGTGCATTTCTCTAA
- the LOC129786723 gene encoding uncharacterized protein LOC129786723, translated as MEIEFYCDSYGNSLESSLEDLRVEDFNGYLTLSYEQLTCMNADYARYLGPRTLSLDLTGNDLTDLSFLGYFTKLHTLVLDGNGSIYYRTLPQLASLSTFWANNCNITNYPEFISVLADRFPNLKFLCVLNNPGVPSYISRSRFYSIILYRNFVINRFPCIQHVDDCWVTEKKSFFQMAICYLYRRHKSSKYRLNSIRALSHRTLLKKKGPVKIVIPRLF; from the exons ATGGAGATTGAGTTTTACTGTGATTCCTATGGAAATTCCCTCGAGAGCTCCCTGGAGGACTTGAG AGTGGAGGACTTTAATGGATATCTGACCCTGTCCTATGAGCAGCTCACGTGCATGAATGCTGACTATGCGAGATATCTCGGCCCCCGGACGCTTTCCCTTGATCTTACGGGAAATGATTTAAC AGATCTCTCCTTTCTTGGCTACTTCACAAAGCTCCACACACTTGTTCTCGATGGGAATGGGTCCATCTACTACCGTACTTTACCTCAACTCGCCAGTTTATCGACATTCTGGGCCAACAACTGCAACATAACAAATTACCCGGAATTCATTTCCGTCCTCGCAGATCGCTTCCCGAATCTCAAATTTCTCTGTGTCCTCAACAATCCTGGTGTCCCATCGTACATTTCTCGTTCGCGCTTCTACTCCATCATACTTTACAGGAATTTCGTGATAAATCGCTTCCCGTGCATTCAGCATGTTGACGATTGTTGGGTGACGGAGAAGAAGAGTTTCTTCCAAATGGCCATTTGCTATCTCTACAGACGTCACAAATCGAGCAAATACCGCCTCAATTCCATCAGAGCCCTCTCCCATAGGACTCTGCTGAAGAAGAAGGGCCCAGTGAAGATTGTTATCCCACGACTTTTctaa